A genomic window from Nosocomiicoccus massiliensis includes:
- the recU gene encoding Holliday junction resolvase RecU — protein sequence MKYPAGIQKSNVTSNSRKKKVQYGHRGMTLEKDIDTTNKYYLNTNRAIIHKKPTPITVVNVDYPSRQKAKITEAYYKIPSTSDYNGIYRGKYIDFEVKETRNETRFPFINIHEHQVEHMRKCHEHGGIVFIIMRFHAHDEVFLYPIEKFLIHWDNYKLKNGRKSICYEDVKRDSHIITEKFNPRFDYLQVVDELYFGMR from the coding sequence GTGAAATACCCTGCTGGTATTCAAAAAAGTAATGTTACTAGTAATTCAAGGAAGAAAAAAGTACAATATGGACATCGTGGGATGACTCTTGAAAAAGATATTGACACGACAAATAAGTATTATTTAAATACGAATCGCGCGATTATTCATAAAAAACCGACGCCGATTACTGTTGTAAATGTCGATTACCCATCGAGACAAAAAGCTAAAATTACAGAAGCATATTACAAAATTCCATCTACAAGTGACTATAACGGTATTTATAGAGGGAAATATATCGACTTTGAAGTAAAAGAAACACGAAACGAAACTCGCTTCCCTTTTATTAATATCCATGAACATCAAGTTGAACATATGAGAAAATGTCACGAGCACGGCGGCATTGTTTTTATTATTATGAGATTTCATGCACACGACGAAGTGTTTTTATATCCGATTGAGAAGTTTTTAATCCACTGGGACAATTACAAACTTAAAAACGGTAGAAAATCCATTTGTTATGAGGATGTAAAACGTGACAGTCATATTATTACAGAAAAATTTAACCCGCGTTTTGATTATCTTCAAGTGGTAGATGAATTATATTTTGGAATGAGGTAG
- a CDS encoding 5'-3' exonuclease: MLSKLLIVDGMALLFRHFFATSFSKQFFYNSLDLPTNGVQGTIRHIYKAIEIIQPEKVIITWDMGSETVRTEWYENYKSNRPAPPEELVPQFDLVKDVLAELDFYQVGLKGYEADDLIGTITKHYDDSVIISGDKDLLQIINDDNELWLTKKGYTEYDIYNLNRFTEEFSITPHQFIDVKALMGDSGDGYFGVTGIGEKTALKLIQKHQSLDHLLENLDTLTKRQKENILKDYDHLILSRRLAEIITDVPINVNDVIQYSDYTFNLDRTLQVLDKYDLTIAKRYVEGLDL, encoded by the coding sequence ATATTGAGTAAATTATTAATTGTCGACGGAATGGCTCTATTATTCCGTCACTTCTTTGCAACAAGTTTTAGTAAACAATTTTTTTATAACAGCTTAGATCTACCAACAAATGGTGTACAAGGGACAATTCGTCATATTTATAAAGCAATTGAGATCATTCAACCTGAAAAAGTAATCATTACGTGGGATATGGGGAGTGAGACAGTTCGAACAGAGTGGTATGAAAATTATAAATCTAATCGACCAGCACCACCAGAAGAACTCGTTCCTCAATTTGATTTAGTGAAAGATGTACTTGCCGAGCTTGATTTTTATCAAGTTGGGTTAAAAGGATATGAAGCGGACGACCTCATCGGAACAATTACAAAACACTATGATGATTCGGTGATTATTTCTGGAGATAAAGACCTTTTACAAATCATTAATGACGATAACGAGTTATGGCTAACGAAAAAAGGATATACAGAATACGATATATATAATCTAAACCGTTTTACTGAAGAATTTTCAATTACACCACATCAATTTATCGATGTAAAAGCGTTAATGGGAGATAGCGGTGACGGATACTTTGGAGTCACCGGAATTGGTGAAAAGACCGCGTTAAAACTCATCCAAAAACACCAGTCCTTAGACCATTTACTAGAAAATTTAGACACCTTAACAAAACGTCAAAAAGAAAACATTTTAAAAGACTACGACCATTTAATACTCAGCCGACGACTCGCTGAAATTATTACGGATGTTCCGATAAATGTTAACGATGTGATTCAGTATAGTGATTATACATTTAATCTTGACCGTACGTTACAAGTGCTCGATAAATACGACTTAACAATCGCTAAACGTTACGTAGAAGGGTTAGATTTATAA
- the gpsB gene encoding cell division regulator GpsB: protein MSEYSLNLSAKDIFEKEFEKTLRGYQPIEVDTFLDDVIADYQRMADMNKNLQKLEEENKRLKKEIEELRIRVATRSRSDVSDSQNQHIDILKRLSNLEKKVFGQSK, encoded by the coding sequence ATGAGTGAATACTCTCTTAACTTGTCTGCAAAAGATATTTTCGAAAAAGAATTTGAAAAAACACTTCGCGGGTATCAACCAATTGAAGTTGATACATTTTTAGATGATGTCATTGCAGATTATCAGCGTATGGCAGATATGAACAAAAACTTACAAAAACTTGAAGAAGAAAACAAACGTTTAAAAAAAGAAATCGAAGAGTTAAGAATTAGAGTCGCGACGCGTTCACGTAGTGATGTGTCAGACAGTCAAAACCAACATATCGATATTTTAAAACGTCTTTCTAATTTAGAGAAAAAAGTATTTGGACAAAGTAAATAA
- a CDS encoding sulfurtransferase gives MTIINDKELLELDPSTLLLVDTRNVMGNEEKTKELVLNDPVENTIHIQENPFIVEADGHNNGRSPIPTAGVVKGLYDALSQPGKEIVLFANDNSFFHTRLYVVFKLYGYETTLYIGSLGVLKEVAKKVEYNDVTLPNVFEDVDQLPDESLYATFENVKNSIKDPKHLLIDVRERSRYLGEGDNMDSKSGHIPTAVNIPNTRLFKNGTMSLDVLQDELKDIKKFGSVTVSCGSGMSATPMFTFLHENGIPVKLYGGSFSEWIREDEPIVTKETTLKERVLNIE, from the coding sequence ATGACAATCATTAATGACAAAGAGCTACTAGAATTAGACCCTTCCACATTATTACTTGTCGACACGAGAAACGTTATGGGGAACGAAGAGAAGACAAAAGAATTAGTACTTAATGATCCGGTTGAGAATACGATTCACATTCAAGAGAATCCATTTATCGTTGAAGCGGATGGCCATAACAATGGGAGAAGCCCTATACCAACAGCAGGTGTCGTAAAAGGATTATATGATGCATTAAGTCAACCAGGTAAAGAAATTGTATTGTTTGCGAACGACAACAGTTTCTTTCATACACGTTTATATGTTGTTTTTAAACTATATGGCTATGAAACGACGCTATATATCGGTAGTTTAGGTGTGCTAAAAGAAGTTGCGAAAAAAGTTGAATATAATGACGTAACACTACCAAATGTATTTGAAGATGTTGATCAATTACCTGATGAATCTTTATATGCGACGTTTGAAAATGTTAAAAACAGCATAAAAGATCCGAAGCATTTATTAATAGATGTACGTGAACGTTCGCGTTATCTCGGAGAAGGGGATAACATGGATAGTAAAAGTGGTCACATTCCGACTGCTGTTAACATTCCAAATACGAGACTATTTAAAAACGGGACGATGTCGTTAGACGTCTTACAAGATGAATTAAAAGACATTAAAAAGTTTGGTTCAGTGACTGTCTCTTGTGGGTCAGGAATGAGTGCAACACCTATGTTTACGTTTTTACATGAAAATGGCATTCCCGTAAAATTATATGGTGGTAGTTTTTCTGAGTGGATTCGTGAAGATGAACCGATTGTCACGAAAGAAACGACGCTAAAGGAACGTGTATTAAATATTGAGTAA
- a CDS encoding NifU N-terminal domain-containing protein, whose protein sequence is MNIIKIEPTPNPNTMKVVLDEQKPDMKSSTHREVSPENPDFINRVLEIDEVTSVFYALDFISVDKDPRAEWDVVIPKIEAQFEGQDTKK, encoded by the coding sequence ATGAATATTATCAAAATCGAACCAACACCAAACCCAAATACGATGAAAGTTGTTTTAGATGAGCAAAAGCCAGATATGAAATCTTCAACACATAGAGAAGTAAGTCCAGAAAATCCGGACTTCATCAACCGTGTACTTGAAATCGATGAAGTGACTAGCGTATTTTACGCTCTAGATTTCATATCTGTAGATAAAGATCCACGTGCAGAGTGGGACGTTGTTATTCCTAAAATTGAAGCTCAATTTGAAGGACAAGATACAAAAAAGTAA
- a CDS encoding ribonuclease HI family protein, with translation MATVHIDAATRQNPHISVGAVIIKDETTHEFTSVFHHIDNNEAEWATLIFALEKSIELNIKQAIIYTDSQIVVDSIEKRFAKDPRFKQYLTTYVNYETKFDLLLVSFITREHNKHADHLAKTELYKYLNK, from the coding sequence ATGGCAACGGTACACATCGATGCAGCAACGCGTCAAAATCCGCACATTTCTGTTGGTGCAGTGATCATCAAAGATGAAACTACACACGAATTTACATCAGTGTTTCATCATATAGATAACAATGAAGCAGAGTGGGCGACGTTAATCTTTGCTCTTGAAAAGAGTATTGAATTGAATATTAAACAAGCAATAATTTATACCGATTCACAAATTGTCGTCGATTCAATTGAAAAACGTTTCGCAAAAGATCCGCGCTTTAAACAATATTTAACAACATACGTTAATTACGAGACTAAATTTGATTTATTATTAGTTTCTTTTATCACACGTGAGCACAATAAACACGCAGATCATCTCGCTAAAACAGAGTTATATAAATATTTAAACAAATAA
- a CDS encoding THUMP domain-containing class I SAM-dependent RNA methyltransferase, protein MKFKFLANTPMGLERVVANEIESLGLETTLENGRVYFSGDEKTIVETNLKLRTAERIRIIIGDFKVTTFDGLFEAVKDLPWSDILGPDANFPVTGRSHKSTLYSVPDVQRITKKAIVEHLKEAFKLDGKLPETGARYKVDINILKDRALLTIDTSGDALHKRGYRVLQGDAPIKETLAAAMLQLANYTGENPLVDPFCGSGTIAIEAAMIAKNIAPGSNRTFDAEKWDIIPEELWSDIRNQCENDALYDKDVEIYASDIDERMIEVSKQNADEVGLLEEIQFSVKNVHDIDHLKDHTQIVTNPPYGERIGEAKAVEDMYRKIGQLMEQNDTLNVYLMTSNKEFEIIIGKRATHRRKLFNGYIETTYYQYWGKK, encoded by the coding sequence ATGAAATTTAAATTTTTAGCGAATACGCCAATGGGACTTGAGCGTGTTGTTGCAAATGAAATCGAGTCACTCGGGCTTGAGACGACTTTAGAAAATGGACGCGTATATTTTTCAGGCGATGAAAAAACAATTGTCGAAACGAACTTAAAATTACGAACAGCAGAACGTATCCGTATTATCATTGGGGATTTTAAAGTCACGACGTTTGATGGTCTCTTTGAAGCTGTCAAAGATTTACCATGGTCAGATATTTTAGGCCCTGATGCGAATTTCCCTGTGACAGGTCGCTCACATAAATCAACGTTATATTCTGTACCTGACGTACAGCGTATTACTAAAAAAGCAATTGTTGAACATTTAAAAGAAGCATTTAAGCTCGATGGTAAATTACCTGAAACAGGTGCGCGTTATAAAGTAGACATTAATATATTAAAAGACAGAGCATTACTCACAATTGATACGTCAGGAGATGCGTTACATAAACGCGGGTATAGAGTTCTTCAAGGTGACGCACCGATTAAAGAAACTCTTGCTGCAGCGATGTTGCAACTCGCTAACTATACTGGTGAAAACCCATTAGTTGATCCATTTTGTGGATCTGGAACAATCGCGATTGAAGCGGCGATGATTGCTAAAAACATTGCACCTGGTTCAAATCGAACATTTGACGCAGAAAAATGGGACATTATCCCTGAAGAATTATGGTCAGATATAAGAAATCAATGTGAAAATGACGCTCTTTACGATAAAGATGTCGAAATATATGCGAGTGATATCGACGAACGAATGATTGAAGTATCTAAGCAAAATGCAGATGAAGTCGGATTGTTAGAAGAAATACAGTTTAGTGTTAAAAATGTCCATGATATCGATCATTTAAAAGATCATACGCAAATTGTCACAAACCCTCCTTACGGTGAACGTATCGGAGAGGCTAAAGCAGTCGAAGATATGTACCGCAAAATCGGACAATTAATGGAGCAAAATGATACGTTAAACGTTTATTTAATGACGTCTAATAAAGAATTTGAAATCATTATTGGAAAACGTGCAACACATAGAAGGAAATTATTTAACGGCTATATTGAAACAACTTATTATCAGTACTGGGGTAAAAAGTAA
- a CDS encoding SLOG family protein, which translates to MRVLILGYRSFELGIFSHTQKEVEVLKAFLKMKIIEYLEHGAEWFILQNYPGIDMYAGEVLQDLKDDYSFQYAILKPFYEYDERFKEEDKLILQDIESHAEFSSYVYKRTYEGPRMFREINQFLIDNTTDALIFYDESTESNLKYIYDDLLENSSKSDYNIERIQFDDLNDFITYQYDN; encoded by the coding sequence ATGAGAGTACTTATATTAGGGTATAGAAGTTTTGAGCTCGGTATATTTAGTCATACTCAAAAAGAGGTAGAAGTATTAAAAGCTTTTTTAAAGATGAAAATAATCGAATACTTAGAACATGGGGCAGAGTGGTTTATCTTACAAAACTATCCTGGCATCGATATGTACGCAGGAGAAGTGCTACAAGATTTAAAAGACGACTATTCTTTTCAGTATGCGATTTTAAAACCTTTTTATGAATATGACGAGCGATTTAAAGAAGAAGACAAATTAATTTTACAAGATATAGAATCTCATGCAGAGTTTTCTTCGTATGTATATAAACGCACGTACGAAGGTCCACGTATGTTTAGAGAAATCAATCAGTTTTTAATAGACAATACGACAGATGCATTAATTTTTTATGATGAATCTACGGAATCTAATTTAAAGTACATATATGATGATTTACTTGAAAATAGCAGCAAATCTGATTATAATATTGAAAGAATTCAATTTGATGATTTAAATGATTTTATCACTTATCAATATGACAACTAA
- a CDS encoding transglycosylase domain-containing protein — protein MKDPLSRNKRNKMNKKTLWKRIALIFMMAAVSIFVLGIVVFAYFASTAPAFSVEKLKDPIPSRVFDRNDELVTTIYQGIEREYIDITDTPELVTDAVLAVEDNRFYEHGAIDFKRLGGAVISNITGGFGSQGASTITQQVVKRAFLTEEKTIKRKAQEAYLSYRLEQEYAKDDILEMYLNKIYYSDGIYGVRTASLYYFDKELDDLNLKEAAYLAGLPNLPNVYNLYVDAEAGNKRANQVLALMLHHGRITEDEYNEGVNTDLTTNLVARSDEERSSTEPKDPQYASYINVVKQQLEQSDEFKNIDISELLSSGIDIYTNMDANIQRTLQNTVNDKDFFYGDKFKSDDFNIASSIIDTQSGALIAISGGRDYQEVVKENLAITQHNTGSTMKPILSYAPAIENMEVPTNYTIQDEYEYSPKHFEGKIYNYDNQGHGTVTIRDALRKSYNIPAVKLFEEVREESGDNVPEQFAKDLGLDYSKKSDGNYTLSFNDVLGGNESRFSPLQMAQAYAAFGNGGTFNEAGAVRYIINSENEQVDMEYESHEAMKDSTAYMITDMLKGTFQPYGSADYINMNGLNIAGKTGTTSYSESMLAEYNLPSNAAKDAWIVGYTPEYTMSVWTGFTSTKKDGATSFVGTQEHITPQWFFQNIMTQISTYNGQDFTMPESVTWVGGQELGVVNSSFQFNPNRIRRYYYEAPEEETEVEEDNTDEEVIDETEPEEPVETPENGDDGSTDNSDTTNPDTDSGE, from the coding sequence ATGAAAGATCCTTTATCTAGAAATAAAAGGAATAAAATGAATAAGAAAACATTGTGGAAACGAATTGCACTAATCTTTATGATGGCAGCTGTTTCTATCTTTGTTTTAGGGATAGTCGTATTTGCTTATTTTGCATCGACTGCGCCAGCATTTAGTGTTGAAAAGCTAAAAGACCCTATCCCTTCAAGAGTATTTGACCGTAACGATGAACTCGTTACAACAATTTATCAAGGTATTGAACGTGAATATATCGATATTACCGATACACCAGAACTTGTTACAGATGCAGTCCTTGCGGTTGAGGATAATAGATTCTATGAACATGGAGCGATTGACTTCAAACGTCTTGGCGGTGCCGTTATTAGTAACATAACAGGTGGATTTGGGTCTCAAGGTGCGTCGACGATTACTCAACAAGTTGTAAAACGTGCGTTTTTAACTGAAGAAAAAACGATTAAACGTAAAGCTCAAGAAGCATATTTATCGTACCGACTCGAGCAAGAATATGCGAAAGACGATATTTTAGAAATGTATTTAAATAAAATATATTATTCAGATGGTATTTACGGTGTAAGAACAGCAAGTTTATATTATTTCGATAAAGAACTCGATGACTTAAACTTAAAAGAAGCGGCTTATTTAGCTGGATTACCAAACTTACCAAACGTTTATAACTTATATGTAGACGCTGAAGCAGGTAATAAACGTGCGAACCAAGTACTCGCGCTTATGTTACACCACGGACGTATTACTGAAGATGAGTATAACGAAGGAGTAAATACTGACTTAACAACAAATTTAGTTGCAAGATCTGATGAAGAACGTTCTTCAACTGAACCGAAAGACCCACAATATGCATCATATATAAACGTGGTCAAGCAACAACTTGAACAATCAGATGAGTTTAAAAATATAGATATTTCAGAGCTACTCTCGTCTGGTATAGATATTTACACAAATATGGATGCAAATATTCAGCGTACGTTACAAAACACTGTAAACGATAAAGACTTTTTCTATGGTGATAAATTTAAAAGCGATGATTTTAATATCGCATCTTCAATTATAGATACACAGTCAGGTGCATTAATTGCGATTAGTGGTGGTCGAGATTATCAGGAAGTCGTTAAAGAAAACTTAGCAATCACTCAGCATAATACAGGTTCTACAATGAAACCGATTCTTTCATATGCACCAGCAATTGAAAATATGGAAGTGCCGACGAACTATACGATTCAAGATGAATACGAATATAGCCCAAAACATTTTGAAGGTAAAATTTATAACTATGATAATCAAGGTCATGGTACTGTCACGATACGTGATGCACTGCGTAAAAGTTATAACATACCAGCCGTTAAACTTTTTGAAGAAGTGCGTGAAGAATCAGGAGATAATGTACCTGAACAGTTCGCAAAAGATTTAGGGTTAGATTATTCAAAAAAATCTGATGGTAATTATACGTTATCATTTAACGATGTTCTCGGAGGTAACGAATCTAGATTTAGCCCACTTCAAATGGCGCAAGCGTATGCCGCATTTGGTAACGGTGGTACATTCAATGAAGCGGGAGCCGTTCGTTACATCATAAATTCTGAAAACGAACAAGTCGACATGGAATATGAAAGCCATGAAGCAATGAAAGACTCTACAGCATATATGATTACAGATATGTTAAAAGGTACGTTCCAGCCATACGGAAGTGCGGATTATATTAATATGAATGGTTTAAATATCGCAGGTAAAACAGGAACGACATCATATTCAGAAAGTATGTTAGCTGAATATAATTTACCTTCAAACGCTGCAAAAGATGCGTGGATTGTCGGATATACACCTGAATACACAATGAGTGTGTGGACAGGATTTACAAGTACTAAAAAAGACGGTGCGACGTCATTTGTCGGAACACAAGAACATATCACACCACAGTGGTTCTTCCAAAATATTATGACACAAATTAGCACGTATAACGGTCAAGACTTCACGATGCCAGAAAGTGTGACTTGGGTGGGTGGTCAAGAATTAGGTGTAGTAAATAGTTCTTTCCAATTTAACCCAAATCGAATTAGACGATACTATTACGAAGCACCTGAGGAAGAAACTGAGGTTGAAGAGGATAATACTGATGAAGAAGTTATCGATGAAACTGAGCCAGAAGAGCCTGTAGAGACACCAGAAAATGGTGATGATGGCAGTACGGATAATTCAGATACTACAAACCCAGACACCGATAGCGGTGAGTAA
- a CDS encoding dynamin family protein: MVNDDTLNILYKIRKEISKSNNKQLLSEIDYTIKKVYDDLFVVSFIGHFSAGKSSLINYLLEDEVLPSSPIPTTSKTVQIEICDETRARVYIDKNHYVKLNDLSEVKQINKKDVEIEYVKIMHDSKNYNDTFVFQDTPGVDSKTSTHEESTHKFLLNSDYVFFTVEYNHVESESNLSFLEEIASYNIPFSLIVNQIDKHDDSELSYDTFINRLKSTLSNHNIHPEHIFTTSIYGTPYRQNDQLESFLKELDDSRASFKKLYHERIIQNIEQKHIEYLDDQLNSLDVDSEIDSDLKTHIHYLLEEKQAHDASHIKSDIHKLTEYVDAHAKDIVSNSYLFPHDVKDSIREYFKISTGDVQVKGLFGKKKKLQAMKEDQVKIVHQLMQDVIDRQINTQINDLFLELKISSNEYFKYEYHDALLTDYEIVESNEKVLDVYLGELKQTISKEVRNLLKVFIKQLDIKVYDVNPDDTVDEELNRYKKALQLAELKSVFLSGSYKHLYTHVEDELKALNENIELSLDTIKDLTEKKEDVVSYDFKSTALDTEKFYSITDLIKESNNYRHIYKLLTNKLNRLKHNEANISVFGGFSAGKSTFINALLKEKLLTTSPNPTTASITEISNSDKSYIQYKSEESIVELLESVTGKSNLSLDDQVKQLNKMDVPKLFVPLKNGVNKNLETYRPLFGQKIETTREDIDFKTSEDSHAIFIDKAFIGHHAPLLNQFTIIDSPGINSINERHTQETHQIIANSDLIIYVSYFNHVFTQSDAQFLKYIQSIKGKEFPLSVVINAVDLAKNDKEIEDVEAYMHQSLNQLKIQHQIYGVSSKSALEHEDASFEAVKLSFLKDAENKSKELLALSIDENIKQFIELLNSNIKQFNEGESYINTLKENRQNTSHLLNDFTAHTVKNETVNEIENLFAFIRKQLELKLYDYLSSNISMNDVSKKMLSANRQLIKNDIEQYVTIESNTIINNVYRFIDDLVNQHINDFNVKLRASNVVDTLQYPKVEQHQVKVSVNDRQVNAELKRFEKSVKTHKQLREQLLEVSKTIVDSIQLDALKDNVIQNATYYFNDIDHKLLEDKTRVLQMLNTPIEAPDEVMYKESIDLLNEIHSIVGEENDNH; this comes from the coding sequence ATGGTAAACGATGATACTTTAAATATTTTATATAAGATTCGAAAAGAAATTAGTAAATCTAACAACAAACAACTTTTGTCAGAAATCGATTATACGATTAAAAAAGTTTATGATGACTTATTTGTCGTGTCGTTTATCGGACATTTCTCTGCCGGGAAATCGAGTTTAATTAACTATTTATTAGAAGATGAAGTGTTGCCTTCTTCTCCGATTCCTACGACGAGTAAAACAGTGCAAATAGAAATCTGCGATGAGACACGTGCGCGTGTCTATATTGATAAAAATCATTATGTAAAACTTAATGACTTAAGCGAAGTAAAACAAATTAACAAAAAAGACGTTGAGATTGAATACGTTAAAATTATGCATGATAGTAAAAATTACAATGATACGTTCGTGTTTCAAGATACTCCAGGAGTGGATTCAAAAACATCAACACACGAAGAAAGTACGCATAAATTTTTACTCAACTCAGACTATGTATTTTTTACAGTAGAGTATAACCATGTCGAAAGTGAATCAAATTTATCATTTTTAGAAGAAATCGCATCTTATAATATTCCGTTTTCTTTAATCGTCAACCAAATCGATAAACACGACGATAGTGAATTATCATACGATACGTTCATTAATCGCTTAAAGTCGACGTTATCAAACCACAACATTCATCCAGAACATATATTTACGACGTCGATTTACGGCACACCATACCGTCAAAACGATCAATTAGAATCATTTTTAAAAGAATTAGACGATTCAAGGGCGTCGTTTAAAAAGCTGTATCATGAACGAATTATTCAAAATATCGAGCAAAAGCATATCGAATATTTAGATGATCAGTTAAATAGTTTAGACGTAGATTCAGAAATAGATTCAGATCTAAAAACACATATCCATTATTTACTAGAAGAAAAACAAGCACACGATGCGTCACATATTAAAAGTGATATTCATAAATTAACTGAATACGTCGATGCGCATGCGAAAGATATTGTAAGTAATAGTTACTTATTCCCCCATGACGTAAAGGATAGTATACGCGAGTACTTCAAAATCAGTACTGGGGACGTACAAGTAAAAGGCTTATTTGGGAAAAAGAAAAAGTTACAAGCGATGAAAGAAGATCAAGTAAAGATTGTGCATCAACTGATGCAAGACGTTATTGATCGTCAAATTAATACGCAAATCAATGACTTGTTTTTAGAGCTTAAAATCTCTTCAAACGAATACTTTAAATATGAGTATCACGACGCTTTACTTACAGATTATGAAATCGTTGAAAGTAATGAGAAGGTTTTAGATGTCTATTTAGGAGAATTAAAACAAACGATTTCTAAAGAAGTAAGAAATCTCCTTAAAGTATTTATAAAGCAATTAGATATTAAAGTTTATGACGTTAATCCAGATGATACGGTAGACGAAGAATTAAATCGTTACAAAAAAGCACTTCAACTCGCTGAGTTAAAATCTGTATTTTTATCTGGTAGCTACAAACATTTATATACGCATGTCGAAGATGAATTAAAAGCATTAAATGAGAACATTGAATTGTCACTCGATACGATAAAAGATTTAACAGAGAAAAAAGAAGACGTTGTGAGTTATGACTTTAAATCAACAGCATTAGATACAGAAAAATTTTATAGCATTACCGATTTAATCAAAGAGTCAAATAACTATCGACATATTTATAAATTATTAACGAATAAACTTAACCGTTTAAAGCATAACGAAGCGAATATCAGTGTATTCGGTGGATTTAGCGCAGGTAAAAGTACGTTTATCAACGCTTTATTAAAAGAAAAACTTCTTACGACAAGTCCGAACCCAACGACCGCTTCAATTACTGAGATTAGTAACAGCGATAAAAGCTATATTCAATATAAATCTGAAGAATCAATCGTTGAATTGTTAGAGTCTGTCACTGGAAAGAGCAATTTGTCGTTAGATGACCAAGTCAAACAATTAAATAAAATGGATGTGCCTAAATTATTTGTACCACTTAAAAATGGTGTGAACAAAAATTTAGAGACGTATCGACCGCTATTCGGTCAAAAGATCGAAACGACTCGAGAAGACATCGATTTTAAAACGAGTGAAGACAGTCATGCAATATTTATCGATAAGGCATTTATCGGCCATCATGCACCGTTATTAAATCAATTTACGATTATCGACTCACCAGGTATTAACTCGATAAACGAACGTCATACACAAGAAACTCACCAAATAATTGCAAATAGTGACTTAATCATTTACGTATCGTATTTCAACCATGTGTTCACTCAATCTGACGCACAGTTTTTAAAGTATATTCAATCAATCAAAGGAAAAGAGTTTCCGTTATCGGTCGTTATTAACGCTGTTGACTTAGCAAAAAATGATAAAGAAATTGAAGACGTTGAAGCGTATATGCATCAGTCACTAAACCAATTAAAAATTCAACATCAGATTTATGGTGTTTCAAGTAAATCTGCATTAGAACATGAAGATGCATCATTTGAAGCAGTGAAGTTATCATTTTTAAAAGATGCAGAAAATAAATCAAAAGAATTACTTGCACTATCTATTGATGAAAACATTAAGCAGTTTATCGAATTACTAAACTCAAATATTAAACAATTCAATGAAGGTGAGTCGTATATAAACACTCTTAAAGAAAACCGTCAAAATACGTCTCATTTGTTAAATGACTTTACAGCACATACGGTCAAAAATGAAACAGTGAATGAAATCGAAAATTTATTTGCATTCATACGAAAGCAACTAGAGCTTAAATTGTATGATTATCTATCATCTAATATTTCGATGAACGACGTTTCTAAAAAAATGTTAAGTGCAAATCGTCAGTTAATTAAAAACGATATTGAGCAGTATGTAACGATTGAAAGTAATACAATTATCAACAACGTGTATAGATTTATCGATGATTTAGTAAATCAACATATCAATGATTTTAATGTTAAACTGAGAGCAAGCAACGTTGTAGACACGCTGCAATATCCAAAAGTAGAACAGCATCAAGTAAAAGTTTCAGTAAATGACAGACAGGTGAACGCGGAATTAAAACGCTTCGAAAAATCTGTTAAAACGCATAAACAACTGAGAGAGCAATTATTAGAAGTGAGTAAAACGATTGTAGATTCTATTCAATTAGACGCACTAAAAGATAACGTCATTCAAAATGCGACGTATTATTTTAATGATATCGATCATAAGTTGTTAGAAGATAAAACTAGAGTATTACAGATGTTAAATACACCAATCGAAGCACCAGATGAAGTAATGTACAAAGAAAGTATCGATTTATTAAACGAAATACATTCAATTGTAGGTGAAGAAAATGACAATCATTAA